The Pogoniulus pusillus isolate bPogPus1 unplaced genomic scaffold, bPogPus1.pri scaffold_169_arrow_ctg1, whole genome shotgun sequence genome includes a region encoding these proteins:
- the LOC135173963 gene encoding uncharacterized protein LOC135173963, whose protein sequence is MSYLWGELTIRTTVALNASNQQCLLPDRHLEKTEDMVKFMKDILDGAAEARAGDGLLQRSKRVIYEAKAAVMINKEQVRPKELCRKQESATCHPSPPDPNPRNPKQHLAQEVSRVAVSPSRPGILCFSQQHGVGYQQQSRLNL, encoded by the exons atGAGCTACCTGTGGGG CGAGCTGACCATCCGTACTACCgtcgccttgaatgcctccaaccagcagtgtttgctgccagaCAGACACCTTGAGAAGACAGAGGACATGGTTAAGTTCATGAAGGATatcttggatggtgctgctgaa GCACGGGCTGGTGATGGACTTCTGCAACGAAGCAAGAGAGTCATCTATGAGGCCAAGGCTGCTGTAATG ATAAACAAAGAGCAAGTGCGACCGAAAGAGCTTTGCAG aaagcaggagtcagccacctgccacccatcccctcctgatcccaaccccagaaacccaaagcagcacttggcacaggaGGTCTCTCGTGTTGCAGTCTCACCTTCACGCCCTGGaatactttgcttcagccagcagcatggggttgGATACCAACAGCAGAGTCGACTTAACCTGTGA